Proteins encoded by one window of Canis aureus isolate CA01 chromosome 13, VMU_Caureus_v.1.0, whole genome shotgun sequence:
- the NPY5R gene encoding neuropeptide Y receptor type 5: protein MDLELQDFYNKTLATENNTAATRNSDFPVWDDYKSSVDDLQYFLIGLYTFVSLLGFMGNLLILMALMRKRNQKTMVNFLIGNLAFSDILVVLFCSPFTLTSVLLDQWMFGRVMCHIMPFLQCVSVLVSTLILISIAIVRYHMIKHPISNNLTANHGYFLIATVWTLGFAICSPLPVFHSLVELQETFDSALLSSRYLCVESWPSDSYRIAFTISLLLVQYILPLVCLTVSHTSVCRSISCGLSNKENKLEENEMINLTLQPFKKSGPQVKLSSSHKWSYSFIRKHRRRYSKKTACVLPAPARPPQENHSRMLPENFGSVRSQHSSSSKFIPGVPTCFEVKPEENSDVHDMRVNRSIMRIKKRSRSVFYRLTILILVFAVSWMPLHLFHVVTDFNDNLISNRHFKLVYCICHLLGMMSCCLNPILYGFLNNGIKADLISLIQCLHMS, encoded by the coding sequence ATGGATTTAGAACTCCAGGATTTTTATAACAAGACACTTGCCACAGAGAACAATACGGCTGCCACTCGGAATTCTGATTTCCCAGTCTGGGATGACTATAAAAGCAGTGTAGATGATTTACAGTATTTTCTGATTGGACTTTATACATTTGTAAGTCTTCTCGGTTTTATGGGGAATCTACTTATTTTAATGGCTCTCATGAGAAAGCGTAATCAGAAGACGATGGTAAACTTCCTCATAGGAAATTTGGCCTTCTCTGATATTTTGGTTGTGCTGTTTTGCTCACCTTTTACACTGACCTCTGTCCTGCTGGATCAGTGGATGTTTGGCAGAGTCATGTGTCACATTATGCCTTTTCTTCAATGTGTGTCAGTTCTGGTTTCAACTTTAATTCTAATATCAATTGCCATTGTCAGGTATCATATGATCAAGCATCCTATATCTAATAATTTAACAGCAAACCATGGCTACTTCCTGATTGCTACTGTCTGGACACTAGGTTTTGCGATTTGTTCTCCCCTTCCAGTGTTTCACAGTCTGGTGGAACTTCAGGAAACATTTGACTCCGCGTTGCTGAGCAGCAGGTATTTATGTGTTGAGTCGTGGCCATCTGATTCGTACAGAATCGCTTTTACTATCTCTTTATTGCTAGTCCAGTATATTCTTCCCTTGGTGTGTCTAACTGTGAGCCATACCAGTGTCTGCAGGAGTATAAGCTGCGGGTTgtccaacaaagaaaacaaactggaagaaaatgagATGATCAACTTAACTCTTCAACCATTCAAAAAGAGTGGGCCTCAGGTGAAACTTTCCAGCAGCCATAAATGGAGCTATTCATTCAtcagaaaacacaggagaagGTACAGCAAGAAGACAGCGTGTGTCTTACCTGCTCCAGCAAGACCTCCTCAAGAGAACCACTCAAGAATGCTTCCAGAAAACTTTGGTTCTGTAAGAAGTCAGCATTCTTCATCCAGTAAGTTCATACCGGGGGTCCCCACCTGCTTTGAGGTGAAACCTGAAGAAAACTCGGATGTTCATGACATGAGAGTAAACCGTTCTATCATGAGAATCAAAAAGAGATCCCGAAGTGTTTTCTATAGACTAACCATACTGATACTAGTGTTTGCCGTTAGCTGGATGCCACTACACCTTTTCCATGTGGTAACTGATTTTAATGACAACCTCATTTCAAACAGGCATTTCAAATTGGTGTATTGCATTTGTCATTTGTTAGGCATGATGTCCTGTTGTCTTAATCCTATTCTGTATGGTTTTCTCAATAATGGGATCAAAGCTGATTTAATTTCCCTTATACAGTGTCTTCATATGTCATAA